The proteins below are encoded in one region of Pleuronectes platessa chromosome 14, fPlePla1.1, whole genome shotgun sequence:
- the LOC128456111 gene encoding olfactory receptor 13C9-like — protein sequence MDDEVNVTYITFDGHVEVRKYRYVYFVVMFALYIIIICWNSTIVYLIVIHKNLHEPMYIFIAALLINSILYSTTIYPKLLIDFLSEEQITTFPRCLFQSAVYYTMTTSEFLLLSAMAYDRYVSICKPLQYPTIMRKTTVKVFLFIAWFVPACELGIAFVLYINVKICHFSLKGLFCNTSIFKLQCVPSVALSIYGVFLLVNICLLPMLFIVFTYIRILIVTNRRFKTTRTKALQTCLPHLLVLINLSCFIAYDVIVVRLESDIPKLARLLLTLQIMVYHPLLNPFIYGLKMKEISKHLQHLLFQVESH from the coding sequence ATGGATGATGAAGTCAATGTAACGTATATAACTTTCGATGGACATGTGGAGGTGCGGAAATACAGATATGTGTATTTTGTGGTCATGTttgcattatatattataataatctgTTGGAATTCCACCATTGTTTATCTTATTGTGATTCATAAAAACCTCCATGAGCCGATGTACATCTTCATTGCAGCTTTGTTAATCAACTCTATTCTTTACAGCACAACAATCTACCCCAAGCTTTTGATCGACTTCTTATCTGAAGAACAGATCACGACTTTCCCACGTTGTCTCTTTCAATCTGCTGTGTATTACACTATGACCACGTCAGAGTTTCTATTGTTGTCGGCCATGGCTTATGATAGATATGTGTCCATATGTAAACCTCTGCAATATCCAACCATCATGAGGAAGACAACTGTAAAAGTCTTTCTCTTCATAGCTTGGTTTGTTCCTGCTTGTGAACTTGGAATAGCATTTGTGTTGTATATTAATGTAAAGATCTGTCACTTCAGTCTGAAAGGCCTCTTCTGCAACACGTCCATTTTCAAACTTCAATGTGTGCCCTCAGTGGCTCTGTCCATTTATGGAGTGTTTCTGTTAGTGAATATTTGTCTTCTCCCGATGCTCTTCATAGTTTTTACATACATCAGGATACTCATCGTCACTAACAGAAGGTTTAAAACAACGAGGACAAAAGCTCTACAGACCTGTTTACCTCACCTGCTGGTTCTTATCAACCTTTCCTGTTTTATTGCGTATGACGTCATTGTAGTTCGTTTGGAATCAGATATACCAAAACTTGCCCGTTTGTTATTGACATTACAAATAATGGTGTATCATCCTCTTCTTAATCCATTTATATACGgactgaaaatgaaagaaatctcCAAACACCTCCAACATTTGTTGTTTCAGGTCGAATCCCATTAA
- the LOC128456099 gene encoding olfactory receptor 13C9-like has product MDDEVNVTYISFDGHVEVRKYRYVYFVVMFVLYIIIICLNSTIVYLIVIHENLHEPMYIFIAALLINSILYSTTIYPKLLIDFLSEEQITTFPRCLFQAAVYYTMTTSEFLLLSAMAYDRYVSICKPLQYPTIMRKTTVKVFLFTAWFVPACELGIAVVLYINVKICHFSLKGLFCNTSIFKLQCVPSVALSIYGVFLLLNNVLLPMLFIVFTYIRILIVTNRRFKTTRTKALQTCLPHLLVLINLSCFIAYDIIVVRLESDIPKLARLILTLQIMVYHPLLNPFIYGLKMKEISKHLQHLLFQVESH; this is encoded by the coding sequence ATGGATGATGAAGTCAATGTAACGTATATATCTTTCGATGGACATGTGGAGGTGCGGAAATACAGATATGTGTATTTTGTGGTCatgtttgtattatatattataataatctgTTTGAATTCCACCATTGTGTATCTTATTGTGATTCATGAAAACCTCCATGAGCCGATGTACATCTTCATTGCAGCTTTGTTAATCAACTCTATTCTTTACAGCACAACAATCTACCCCAAGCTTTTGATCGACTTCTTATCTGAAGAACAGATCACGACTTTCCCACGTTGTCTCTTTCAAGCTGCTGTGTATTACACTATGACCACGTCAGAGTTTCTATTGTTGTCGGCCATGGCTTATGACAGATATGTGTCCATATGTAAACCTCTACAATATCCAACCATCATGAGGAAGACAACTGTAAAAGTCTTTCTCTTCACAGCTTGGTTTGTTCCTGCTTGTGAACTTGGAATAGCAGTTGTGTTGTATATTAATGTAAAGATCTGTCACTTCAGTCTGAAAGGCCTCTTCTGCAACACGTCCATTTTCAAACTTCAATGTGTGCCCTCAGTGGCTCTGTCCATTTATGGAGTGTTTCTGTTGCTGAATAATGTTCTTCTCCCGATGCTCTTCATAGTTTTTACATACATCAGGATACTCATCGTCACTAACAGAAGGTTTAAAACAACGAGGACAAAAGCTCTACAGACCTGTTTACCTCACCTGCTGGTTCTTATCAACCTTTCCTGTTTTATTGCGTATGACATCATTGTAGTTCGTTTGGAATCAGATATACCAAAACTTGCCCGTTTGATATTGACATTACAAATAATGGTGTATCATCCTCTTCTTAATCCATTTATATACGgactgaaaatgaaagaaatctcCAAACACCTCCAACATTTGTTGTTCCAGGTCGAATCCCATTAA
- the LOC128455566 gene encoding olfactory receptor 13C9-like, translating to MDDEVNVTYITFDGHVELQKYRHLYFVVMFALYIIIICWNSTIVYLIVIHKNLHEPMYIFIAALLINSILYSTTIYPKLLIDFLSEEQITTFPRCLFQAAVYYTMTTSEFLLLMAMAYDRYVSISKPLQYPTIMRKTTVKVFLFTAWFVPVCEFVILVVLYIHVKICHNSLKGLFCNTSIFKLQCVPSVALSIYGVFLLLNNVLLPMLFIVFTYIRILIVTNRRFKTTRTKALQTCLPHLLVLINLSCFVAYDVIVVRLESDIPKLARFILTLQIMVYHPLLNPFIYGLKMKEISKHLKHLLFQVESLVLIQFLKVTK from the coding sequence ATGGATGATGAAGTCAATGTAACGTATATAACTTTCGATGGACATGTGGAGTTGCAGAAATACagacatttgtattttgtggtCATGTttgcattatatattataataatctgTTGGAATTCCACCATTGTGTATCTTATTGTGATTCATAAAAACCTCCATGAGCCGATGTACATCTTCATTGCAGCTTTGTTAATCAACTCTATTCTTTACAGCACAACAATCTACCCCAAGCTTTTGATCGACTTCTTATCTGAAGAACAGATCACGACTTTCCCACGTTGTCTCTTTCAAGCTGCTGTGTATTACACTATGACCACGTCAGAGTTTCTATTGTTGATGGCCATGGCTTATGACAGATATGTGTCCATAAGTAAACCTCTGCAATATCCAACCATCATGAGGAAGACAACTGTAAAAGTTTTTCTCTTCACAGCTTGGTTTGTTCCTGTTTGTGAATTTGTAATATTAGTTGTATTGTATATTCATGTAAAGATCTGTCACAACAGTCTGAAAGGCCTCTTCTGCAACACGTCCATTTTCAAACTTCAATGTGTGCCCTCAGTGGCTCTGTCCATTTATGGAGTGTTTCTGTTGCTGAATAATGTTCTTCTCCCGATGCTCTTCATAGTTTTTACATACATCAGGATACTCATCGTCACTAACAGAAGGTTTAAAACAACGAGGACAAAAGCTCTACAGACCTGTTTACCTCACCTGCTGGTTCTTATCAACCTTTCCTGTTTTGTTGCGTATGACGTCATTGTAGTTCGTTTGGAATCAGATATACCAAAACTTGCCCGTTTCATATTGACATTACAAATAATGGTGTATCATCCTCTTCTTAATCCATTTATATACGgactgaaaatgaaagaaatctccaaacacctcaaacattTGTTGTTCCAGGTCGAATCACTTGTATTGATTCAGTTCCTAAAGGTCACAAAATGA